A window from uncultured Desulfobacter sp. encodes these proteins:
- a CDS encoding tetratricopeptide repeat protein, whose product MADPQNNRQLPKNADEQIAKLRQALVHNPECGTTHYNLAVALLGKQEFAEAENVLHDAIDASPTLAEAYVQLGGICLQRGDLEGCFRYNQRATKARAGFAEGYANMAFVLLQLVDGKNEKDDEEKVDKAIKNLKKAIIHNKNFIQAFTTLGTAYFMKGLVEEGVKANLEAVAIEPKFPIAHNNLAVAYLELKDYKRAIEHCDLAVDLGFEVNPALLEELAAHRQA is encoded by the coding sequence ATGGCCGACCCCCAAAACAATAGACAATTGCCTAAAAATGCAGACGAGCAGATCGCCAAACTTAGGCAGGCGTTGGTTCATAACCCTGAGTGCGGCACCACCCACTATAATCTTGCGGTGGCCCTGCTTGGAAAACAGGAGTTCGCCGAAGCGGAAAACGTACTACATGATGCCATTGACGCAAGTCCCACCCTGGCGGAGGCCTATGTGCAGCTTGGGGGCATTTGCCTTCAGCGCGGCGATCTTGAAGGCTGCTTTCGTTACAACCAGCGCGCCACCAAGGCCCGGGCCGGTTTTGCAGAAGGCTATGCAAATATGGCCTTTGTTCTGCTGCAGCTGGTGGACGGTAAGAATGAGAAAGACGATGAGGAAAAAGTAGACAAAGCCATTAAAAATTTAAAAAAGGCGATTATACACAATAAGAATTTCATTCAGGCGTTCACGACCTTGGGCACTGCCTATTTCATGAAAGGGCTGGTCGAAGAGGGGGTCAAGGCAAATCTCGAGGCTGTGGCCATAGAACCCAAATTCCCAATTGCCCATAACAACCTGGCCGTGGCCTATCTTGAACTTAAAGATTATAAACGGGCGATTGAGCATTGTGATCTCGCCGTGGATTTGGGTTTTGAGGTCAACCCGGCACTGCTTGAAGAACTTGCCGCACACCGGCAGGCATAA
- the dapA gene encoding 4-hydroxy-tetrahydrodipicolinate synthase yields the protein MEQGCYTALITPFTPAGDLDRDGLSGLIDFQIENRITGILATGTTGESPTFKWEEHNLVIDLTAKQAKGKCKCIAGTGSNNTAEALTGTSHAAEQGVDGVLLVDPYYNGPSSLEIRREYYEVVAKQNPDLEIIPYIIPGRTGAQMLPQDLAILADTCANVKSVKEATGNMNNMKLTRKLCGEKFNIFSGDDALVCQVMSDDQIGACGAISVMSNIAPAAMTQMVELMNQGKTQEALALQSALSPLLELVVITTEEESKYGPVKCRARNPLPVKTMMQILGMPCGPCRPPLGKMTKKGFDIALAALKTVQANNPEIFAPAADFFDLDIEARLNDSAAHNALWYEY from the coding sequence ATGGAACAAGGATGCTACACAGCACTTATCACCCCGTTCACCCCGGCTGGAGATCTGGACCGGGACGGCCTGTCCGGGCTCATTGATTTTCAGATTGAAAACCGGATTACCGGAATTCTTGCCACCGGTACCACTGGTGAAAGCCCGACATTTAAATGGGAAGAACATAATCTGGTTATTGATCTGACTGCTAAACAGGCTAAGGGTAAATGCAAGTGCATCGCCGGCACCGGTTCAAACAATACTGCTGAAGCCCTGACCGGCACTTCCCATGCTGCTGAACAGGGCGTGGACGGTGTGCTTCTTGTGGACCCTTATTACAACGGTCCCTCCTCCCTCGAGATCCGGCGGGAATATTATGAGGTGGTGGCAAAGCAAAATCCGGACCTGGAAATTATCCCTTATATTATACCCGGCCGCACCGGCGCCCAGATGCTGCCCCAGGACCTTGCCATACTTGCGGACACATGTGCCAATGTAAAAAGCGTCAAGGAAGCCACCGGAAATATGAACAACATGAAGCTGACCCGAAAACTTTGCGGAGAAAAGTTTAATATCTTTTCCGGTGACGATGCCCTGGTCTGCCAAGTCATGTCAGACGACCAGATTGGCGCCTGCGGTGCTATTTCAGTAATGTCCAATATTGCACCCGCAGCCATGACCCAAATGGTCGAACTGATGAATCAGGGTAAAACCCAGGAGGCCCTTGCCCTTCAGAGCGCATTGTCTCCGTTGCTGGAACTTGTGGTGATCACCACTGAAGAGGAAAGCAAGTATGGACCGGTCAAATGCCGGGCCAGAAATCCGCTGCCAGTGAAAACCATGATGCAGATCCTTGGCATGCCGTGCGGCCCTTGCCGCCCCCCTTTGGGAAAAATGACTAAAAAAGGATTTGATATAGCCCTTGCTGCGTTGAAAACAGTGCAGGCAAACAATCCTGAAATTTTTGCGCCGGCGGCCGATTTCTTTGATCTGGATATTGAAGCCCGCTTAAATGATTCGGCGGCCCATAACGCATTGTGGTATGAATATTAA
- the dsrA gene encoding dissimilatory-type sulfite reductase subunit alpha: MAKHETPFLDELESGPWPSFVSDLKQQAEVRAKNEKGVEFQIPQDCVDDLLGVLELSYKHGRTHWKHGGIVGVFGYGGGVIGRYCDQPKLFPGVEHFHTMRVNQPAGKYYTTSYLKELTALWDFRGSGVTNMHGATGDIILLGTTTPQLEEVFWTLTHDMNQDLGGSGSNLRTPADCLGQSRCEYACYDTSALCHFLTNEYQDELHRPAFPYKFKFKLDGCPNCCVASIARSDMSFIGTWKDDIRIDQDAVNKYVENDAAYPANAGAHKGKDWGPFDIQKEVIDICPTGCMKFENKKLTIDNANCTRCMHCICVMPKALKIGKETGLSILCGAKAPILDGAQMGSLLVPFVEVNPENDYEEITEIIENVWDWWMEEGKNRERLGELIMRQGFQKLLEVTGIEAMPQHVAYPRTNPYIFWKEDEVEGGWERDVDEYRKHHLR; the protein is encoded by the coding sequence ATGGCTAAGCATGAAACTCCTTTCCTGGACGAGCTGGAATCCGGCCCGTGGCCTAGCTTTGTTTCTGACCTGAAACAGCAGGCAGAAGTCAGAGCCAAAAACGAAAAAGGCGTTGAATTTCAGATCCCCCAGGATTGTGTAGACGATCTTCTTGGTGTTTTGGAACTCTCTTACAAACATGGACGTACCCATTGGAAACACGGCGGCATCGTTGGCGTATTCGGTTACGGCGGCGGCGTTATCGGTCGTTACTGCGATCAGCCCAAACTGTTCCCTGGTGTAGAACATTTCCACACCATGCGTGTTAACCAGCCTGCCGGCAAATACTACACAACTAGCTACCTGAAAGAGCTGACCGCACTGTGGGACTTCAGAGGTTCCGGAGTTACCAACATGCACGGCGCCACCGGCGACATCATCCTTTTGGGTACCACCACTCCCCAGTTGGAAGAAGTGTTCTGGACACTGACCCACGACATGAACCAGGATTTGGGTGGTTCCGGCTCCAACCTGAGAACCCCTGCTGACTGCCTTGGTCAGTCCAGATGCGAATATGCCTGCTACGACACCAGCGCACTTTGCCATTTCCTGACCAACGAATATCAGGATGAGCTGCATCGTCCGGCATTCCCCTACAAGTTCAAATTCAAACTTGACGGCTGCCCCAACTGCTGTGTTGCTTCCATCGCACGTTCCGACATGTCCTTTATCGGTACCTGGAAAGACGACATCCGCATTGACCAGGATGCTGTTAATAAATATGTTGAAAATGATGCTGCATACCCTGCAAATGCCGGTGCCCACAAAGGCAAAGACTGGGGGCCATTTGACATCCAGAAAGAAGTTATCGACATTTGCCCCACAGGCTGCATGAAGTTTGAAAACAAAAAATTGACCATTGACAATGCCAACTGCACCCGCTGCATGCACTGTATCTGTGTTATGCCCAAAGCCCTGAAAATTGGTAAAGAGACTGGCCTCTCCATTCTCTGCGGTGCCAAGGCTCCGATTCTTGATGGTGCCCAGATGGGTTCTCTGCTGGTTCCCTTTGTTGAAGTCAATCCAGAAAATGATTACGAAGAAATTACCGAAATCATTGAAAACGTATGGGATTGGTGGATGGAAGAAGGCAAAAACCGTGAACGTCTTGGCGAGCTGATTATGCGTCAGGGTTTCCAGAAACTTCTGGAAGTCACCGGCATTGAAGCAATGCCCCAGCATGTTGCCTACCCGAGAACCAACCCCTACATTTTCTGGAAAGAGGACGAA
- a CDS encoding lytic transglycosylase domain-containing protein — protein sequence MSGCQGLIFPCTAPADIYKYIDAEGVVHFTNTPTDQGYTLYLKEKMYRRGPAQSKNAQSKGFKAGPDVYDNIILKAAGTFGVDRALIKAVIHAESGFDPNAVSRKGARGLMQIMPKNDVALEISNPFDPSQNIMGGTRYLKRMLTRYDEKLSLALAAYNAGPSAVDKYNNIPPYEETRTYVQRVMSLYSRYKSS from the coding sequence TTGTCTGGCTGCCAGGGTCTGATCTTTCCCTGCACAGCCCCGGCGGATATATACAAGTATATTGATGCCGAGGGGGTGGTGCATTTTACTAATACCCCCACCGACCAGGGATACACCCTTTACCTTAAGGAAAAGATGTACCGGCGGGGACCGGCCCAGTCAAAAAACGCCCAATCAAAAGGTTTTAAGGCCGGACCTGATGTGTACGACAATATTATTCTTAAGGCTGCCGGGACATTTGGGGTGGACCGGGCATTGATTAAAGCTGTGATCCATGCGGAGTCCGGTTTTGATCCCAATGCCGTTTCCAGGAAAGGCGCGCGGGGGCTCATGCAGATTATGCCCAAAAACGATGTCGCCCTAGAGATCTCAAACCCCTTTGATCCCTCCCAGAATATCATGGGCGGCACCCGGTATCTCAAACGGATGCTGACCCGGTATGATGAGAAACTTTCCCTGGCCCTGGCTGCATATAACGCCGGTCCCTCGGCGGTGGATAAATACAATAACATTCCGCCCTATGAAGAGACCCGGACGTATGTACAGCGGGTGATGTCGCTGTACTCACGTTATAAAAGCAGTTAG
- the galU gene encoding UTP--glucose-1-phosphate uridylyltransferase GalU, producing MKVKKAVFPVAGLGTRFIPATKAMAKEMLTVVDKPIIQYAVEEAFDAGIEQIIFVTGRGKKALEDHFDRSYELETMLKTKGKTDLLRQVNELVPRTGTIVYTRQHDPLGLGHAIWCARDIVGDEPFAVLLADDMIQTPDKPVLSEMVEKFERFRASIAAVMEVEKDQTDKYGILDASPIEEDMVKINDMVEKPDPEEAPSNLAIVGRYILTPKIWEYLGKKETGAGGEIQLTDAMKALLTEQPIFGYKFKGTRFDCGDKVGFQMANLSYALERPEMRPQLLEFIKSIKP from the coding sequence ATGAAAGTAAAAAAAGCGGTATTTCCGGTGGCAGGTCTTGGGACCCGGTTTATCCCGGCGACCAAGGCCATGGCCAAGGAAATGCTGACCGTAGTGGATAAACCTATTATCCAGTATGCTGTTGAAGAGGCATTTGACGCCGGCATTGAACAGATCATCTTTGTCACGGGCCGGGGGAAAAAGGCACTGGAAGACCACTTTGACCGCAGCTATGAATTGGAAACCATGCTCAAAACCAAGGGGAAAACGGATCTGCTTCGCCAGGTCAACGAACTGGTTCCCCGCACCGGAACGATTGTCTATACCCGCCAGCATGACCCCCTGGGACTTGGCCATGCCATCTGGTGCGCCAGGGACATTGTAGGGGACGAACCCTTTGCAGTTCTCCTGGCCGACGACATGATCCAGACCCCTGATAAACCGGTGCTTTCGGAAATGGTGGAAAAGTTTGAGCGGTTCAGGGCGTCCATTGCCGCCGTCATGGAAGTGGAAAAGGATCAGACCGATAAATACGGCATTCTGGACGCATCCCCCATAGAAGAGGACATGGTAAAAATCAATGACATGGTGGAAAAACCTGACCCCGAAGAGGCGCCTTCCAACCTGGCCATTGTGGGCCGGTACATCCTGACCCCGAAAATCTGGGAATATCTTGGAAAAAAAGAGACCGGTGCCGGCGGTGAAATCCAGCTCACGGATGCCATGAAGGCGCTTTTAACCGAACAGCCGATCTTTGGATATAAATTCAAAGGCACCCGGTTTGACTGCGGAGACAAGGTCGGTTTTCAAATGGCCAATCTTTCCTATGCCCTTGAACGCCCGGAAATGCGGCCCCAACTGCTTGAATTCATAAAATCAATCAAGCCTTGA
- a CDS encoding YkgJ family cysteine cluster protein produces the protein MNADNKIDEALGRAEIPPEQLSLKSRFKFKCHKGVSCFTECCRGIDIMLTPYDILTMRKKLELDSEKFLSIFTTPQLLEKADMPVVTLKLLDDDRRSCPFVQDKEGCMVYEDRPTTCRYYPLGVGSLSYSGEQADEDKDEFFFMIKEPHCKGFDEPEEWTVGDWREDQGVDLRDEVNEGWLDLMVRKKSLPASMQLSEQAKQMFFTVCYNIDKFKRFVFESSFLTRYNIPQERVAEIKDNDVKLLQFGFEWLKVTFFQAGEDMFAPKGKSDDTTASEE, from the coding sequence ATGAACGCTGATAATAAGATAGATGAAGCACTGGGTCGGGCGGAAATCCCACCGGAGCAGCTTAGCCTGAAAAGTCGGTTTAAATTTAAATGCCATAAAGGTGTTTCCTGTTTTACCGAGTGCTGCAGGGGCATTGATATTATGCTCACCCCCTACGATATTTTAACCATGCGCAAAAAGCTGGAGTTGGATTCGGAAAAATTTTTGTCCATATTTACCACCCCGCAGCTTCTTGAAAAAGCGGATATGCCTGTGGTGACTCTCAAGCTCCTTGATGATGACCGCAGGTCCTGTCCATTTGTCCAGGACAAAGAGGGGTGCATGGTTTATGAAGACCGACCGACCACATGCCGCTACTATCCCCTGGGTGTTGGATCTTTGAGTTATTCCGGAGAGCAGGCGGATGAGGATAAAGATGAGTTCTTTTTCATGATCAAGGAACCCCATTGTAAGGGTTTTGATGAACCCGAAGAGTGGACCGTCGGAGACTGGCGTGAAGACCAGGGTGTTGATTTGCGCGATGAAGTGAATGAAGGCTGGCTGGACCTCATGGTTCGTAAAAAATCTTTGCCGGCCAGCATGCAGCTGTCCGAACAGGCCAAGCAGATGTTTTTTACGGTATGTTATAATATTGATAAATTTAAACGTTTCGTGTTTGAGTCCTCTTTTCTTACCCGGTACAATATCCCCCAAGAGCGGGTGGCCGAGATTAAAGACAATGATGTGAAATTGCTTCAATTCGGATTTGAATGGCTCAAAGTCACCTTTTTCCAAGCCGGAGAAGATATGTTTGCCCCCAAAGGCAAAAGCGACGACACAACAGCCTCAGAAGAGTAG